A part of Pseudomonadota bacterium genomic DNA contains:
- the folP gene encoding dihydropteroate synthase, translating into MGILNVTPDSFSDGGLFVDPEKAVAHGLRMVEEGADVVDVGGESTRPGSAPVAAAVEIERVLPIIRALKARADVAVSIDTKKPEVAEAALAAGAEIVNDVSGLRYDPRLAAVAAKAGAALVIMHSRGTPADMQSNPAHLEYADVVQDVAAELATAVEVALAAGVSRERIWLDPGIGFAKTAAQNLELIARLAELAAVGYPLLVGPSRKSFIGAITGARAGERTGGTAAAVAIAVLNGARAVRVHDVAVMRQAALIASALRGGRAEPARCGDA; encoded by the coding sequence ATGGGGATTCTCAACGTGACGCCGGACTCCTTCTCGGACGGCGGCCTGTTCGTCGATCCGGAGAAGGCGGTGGCCCACGGCCTGCGCATGGTCGAGGAGGGAGCCGACGTCGTCGACGTGGGCGGCGAGTCCACCCGGCCAGGCAGCGCGCCCGTCGCGGCGGCCGTGGAGATCGAGCGCGTGCTGCCTATCATCCGGGCCCTCAAGGCGCGCGCGGACGTCGCCGTTTCGATCGACACGAAGAAGCCGGAGGTCGCCGAGGCGGCCCTGGCCGCCGGCGCCGAGATCGTCAACGACGTCTCCGGCCTGCGCTACGACCCGCGCCTCGCGGCGGTCGCGGCGAAGGCGGGTGCCGCGCTCGTGATCATGCACTCGCGTGGCACGCCGGCCGACATGCAGTCGAACCCCGCGCACCTCGAGTACGCCGACGTTGTCCAGGACGTCGCCGCCGAGCTCGCGACGGCCGTCGAGGTCGCGCTCGCCGCCGGGGTCTCGCGGGAGAGGATCTGGCTGGATCCGGGCATCGGGTTCGCCAAGACCGCGGCCCAGAACCTCGAGCTGATCGCGCGCCTCGCCGAGCTCGCGGCGGTCGGGTACCCGCTGCTCGTCGGGCCTTCCAGGAAGTCCTTCATAGGCGCGATCACGGGCGCCCGGGCCGGCGAACGCACCGGCGGGACGGCGGCCGCGGTCGCGATCGCCGTGCTCAACGGGGCGCGCGCCGTGCGGGTCCACGACGTCGCGGTGATGCGCCAGGCGGCGCTGATCGCCTCGGCGTTGCGCGGGGGGAGGGCCGAGCCCGCCCGGTGCGGCGATGCCTGA
- a CDS encoding FAD-dependent oxidoreductase: MPTRSQIVILGAGLAGLAAANRLKRGYRLFEGAATPGGLCDTVADSGFKFDRTGHLLHLSRPAVKRFALDLMGDRLVEMERRARIFSHGAYTHYPFQANTFGLPPEIAAECLLGFAEAYAARGGERPAAGTFEEFILASFGPGIARHFMVPYNEKLWGVHPREITAAWCDRFVPTPGLAEVVRGALVAPQDRLGYNATFFYPKGGIGELPARMAARINVELGARVTAIDWRARRVRAGGAWVPYRACIASAPLDRTLAMLVDPPGRIARLAAGLRCTGLRYLDVALDSRPGTRHHWSYVPERRFPFYRVGAYSHFSPSMAPRGKGCLYVELASRRPIRQAAVMPRVIAGLIEMGVIRRASDVLFARPRFIPRAYVVYDAAHERSVEAAVPWLEEHGILPVGRYGRWEYAAMEDAIEQGFGAAEQAQKM; this comes from the coding sequence GTGCCGACGCGTTCGCAGATCGTGATCCTCGGCGCGGGCCTCGCGGGGCTCGCGGCCGCCAACCGCCTGAAGCGCGGCTACCGCCTGTTCGAGGGCGCCGCCACGCCGGGCGGCCTGTGCGACACGGTGGCGGACTCCGGGTTCAAGTTCGACCGCACGGGACACCTCCTGCACCTCTCGCGGCCCGCGGTGAAGCGCTTCGCGCTCGATCTCATGGGCGATCGCCTCGTCGAAATGGAGCGGCGCGCCCGGATCTTCTCGCACGGCGCGTACACGCACTACCCGTTCCAGGCCAACACGTTCGGGCTGCCGCCGGAGATCGCGGCCGAGTGCCTGCTCGGTTTCGCCGAGGCGTACGCTGCGCGCGGCGGGGAGCGCCCGGCGGCGGGGACCTTCGAGGAGTTCATTCTCGCGAGCTTCGGCCCCGGGATCGCGCGACACTTCATGGTCCCGTACAACGAGAAGCTCTGGGGCGTGCACCCGCGGGAGATCACCGCCGCGTGGTGCGACCGGTTCGTGCCCACGCCCGGGCTCGCGGAGGTCGTGCGCGGCGCCCTGGTCGCGCCCCAGGACCGCCTCGGCTACAACGCGACGTTCTTCTACCCCAAGGGCGGGATCGGCGAGCTGCCGGCGCGGATGGCCGCTCGAATCAACGTCGAGCTCGGCGCGCGCGTTACGGCGATCGACTGGCGCGCCCGGAGGGTCCGCGCCGGCGGCGCGTGGGTGCCGTATCGGGCGTGCATCGCCTCGGCGCCGCTCGACAGGACGCTCGCCATGCTCGTCGATCCGCCGGGGCGCATCGCGCGCCTCGCGGCCGGGCTACGGTGCACCGGGCTGCGCTACCTCGACGTCGCGCTCGATAGCAGGCCCGGCACGAGGCACCACTGGAGCTACGTCCCGGAGCGACGCTTCCCGTTCTACAGGGTCGGCGCCTACAGCCACTTCTCGCCGTCCATGGCGCCGCGCGGCAAGGGGTGCCTGTACGTCGAGCTCGCGTCGAGGCGCCCGATCCGGCAAGCCGCCGTGATGCCGCGCGTGATCGCGGGGCTCATCGAGATGGGCGTGATCCGGCGCGCGAGCGACGTCCTGTTCGCGCGGCCCCGCTTCATCCCGAGGGCGTACGTCGTGTACGACGCGGCGCACGAGCGCTCCGTGGAGGCCGCCGTCCCGTGGCTCGAGGAGCACGGAATCCTGCCGGTCGGCCGCTACGGGCGCTGGGAGTACGCGGCGATGGAGGACGCGATCGAGCAGGGGTTCGGGGCGGCGGAACAAGCGCAGAAAATGTAA
- the wrbA gene encoding NAD(P)H:quinone oxidoreductase, translating to MRTLILFYSTYGHVFRMAEAVAEGARRALGNDVVVRRVPETLPDDVLAKMGALDAQKAFAHVPSATLDDLVAADAILFGTPTRFGNMAGQMRQFLDSTGGLWARGALVGKVGGVFASTATQHGGQESTILSFHTTLLHHGMVIVGLPYAFAGQTRIDEITGGSPYGASTIAGGQGERMPSENELEAARFQGEHTAKIAARLAS from the coding sequence ATGAGAACATTGATCCTTTTCTATTCGACCTACGGACACGTCTTCCGCATGGCGGAGGCGGTCGCCGAGGGCGCTAGGAGAGCGCTCGGCAACGACGTGGTCGTCCGGCGCGTGCCCGAGACGCTGCCCGACGACGTGCTCGCGAAGATGGGCGCGCTCGACGCGCAGAAGGCGTTCGCGCACGTCCCTTCGGCGACGCTCGACGATCTCGTGGCCGCGGACGCGATCCTGTTCGGCACGCCGACCAGGTTCGGCAACATGGCCGGGCAGATGCGGCAGTTCCTCGACTCGACGGGCGGGCTGTGGGCGCGGGGCGCGCTCGTCGGGAAGGTCGGCGGCGTCTTCGCGAGCACGGCGACGCAGCACGGCGGGCAGGAGTCGACGATCCTGAGCTTCCACACGACGCTCCTGCACCACGGCATGGTGATCGTGGGGCTGCCGTACGCGTTCGCCGGGCAGACGCGGATCGACGAGATCACCGGCGGCTCGCCGTACGGCGCCTCGACGATCGCGGGCGGGCAGGGCGAGCGCATGCCGAGCGAGAACGAGCTCGAGGCGGCGCGGTTCCAGGGCGAGCACACGGCGAAGATCGCCGCGCGTCTCGCGAGCTGA
- a CDS encoding glycosyltransferase, translated as MNTEISIVIPIHNEEGILSAAVHDLLAKMPRLGRTFEIVLAENGSSDRTIELAEELAAAHAEVSTFSAPEPDYGLALREGIERARGRYVMCDEIDICDVGFYERALALLDAERADLVVGSKTMSGANDRRPFSRRAATHVMNGLLRILLGFKGTDTHGLKAFRREALLETARRCIVNRDLFASELVIRAERGGVRVQEVPITIVEKRPPSIDLVRRVPMVLKGLVRLVAAIRLGV; from the coding sequence GTGAACACGGAAATCAGCATCGTCATCCCGATCCACAACGAGGAGGGGATCCTCTCCGCGGCCGTGCACGACCTGCTCGCCAAGATGCCCCGCCTCGGCCGCACGTTCGAGATCGTCCTCGCGGAGAACGGCAGCTCGGACCGGACGATCGAGCTCGCCGAGGAGCTCGCCGCGGCCCACGCGGAGGTCTCGACGTTCTCCGCGCCGGAGCCGGACTACGGGCTCGCCCTGCGGGAGGGGATCGAGCGCGCCCGGGGCCGCTACGTCATGTGCGACGAGATCGACATCTGCGACGTCGGCTTCTACGAGCGGGCGCTCGCGCTGCTCGACGCGGAAAGGGCCGATCTCGTGGTCGGTTCCAAGACGATGAGCGGGGCCAACGATCGCCGGCCGTTCAGCCGGAGGGCCGCGACGCACGTCATGAACGGGCTCCTGCGGATCCTGCTCGGGTTCAAGGGCACGGACACGCACGGGCTCAAGGCGTTCCGCCGCGAGGCGCTGCTCGAGACGGCGCGGCGGTGCATCGTCAACCGCGATCTGTTCGCCTCCGAGCTCGTGATCCGGGCCGAGCGCGGCGGCGTGCGCGTGCAGGAGGTCCCGATCACGATCGTCGAGAAGAGGCCGCCGTCCATCGACCTCGTGCGCCGCGTCCCGATGGTGCTCAAGGGGCTGGTGCGGCTCGTGGCCGCGATCCGGCTGGGCGTGTGA
- a CDS encoding dipeptidase, translated as MMRWNAIAAVALGMAAGCGSGDGAEERKLDLVGAVERKAGAVAAPPPEATAPSVHETAFVVDLIQDFVFRKRRDGWTLLSKEAHTSLEREKAGGVDLVLAALPGGAAGRRDLDDDLAQMEALVGGTSGAAVIVKSLAEARAARARGALPVMLLLEGADAVAAGDLAAELDGLAGRGVAAVGIVGERANAFADPASSPGDPGGLTERGAELVRLCRERGLLVDLTHASRRAFWDALVREGALVAVTHAAARALRDHPRNLDDLQILGLARGAGVVGIVFNPDFLRPGDPAAATIDDVVAHAAHVRRLGALEALALGTDFGGVNPPAGLEHTGLLPELTARLAREGWSPEELSAALGGNALRVLEAAEAGQGSAEASLRTPLRPIPITCDAVSGEFSGALDAACDGYVLADGPKLAASSAQRLRLEDVRLAPAKLELFGEPGTPWQVEAQDLSGKVLIRRIVALGPDGRGELPLPEKRKLTRLFVFPTRVSVLREAVVWGR; from the coding sequence ATGATGCGCTGGAACGCGATCGCCGCCGTCGCGCTCGGGATGGCCGCCGGCTGCGGCTCGGGAGACGGCGCCGAGGAGCGGAAGCTCGACCTCGTCGGCGCGGTGGAGCGGAAGGCGGGAGCCGTCGCGGCACCTCCGCCCGAGGCGACCGCCCCCTCCGTGCACGAGACGGCGTTCGTCGTGGATCTCATCCAGGACTTCGTCTTCCGCAAGCGGCGGGACGGATGGACCCTGCTGTCGAAGGAGGCGCACACGAGCCTCGAGCGCGAGAAGGCGGGCGGCGTGGATCTCGTCCTCGCGGCGCTGCCGGGAGGCGCCGCCGGCCGACGCGATCTCGACGACGACCTCGCGCAGATGGAGGCGCTCGTCGGCGGGACGTCCGGCGCCGCCGTGATCGTCAAGAGCCTCGCCGAGGCGCGGGCGGCGCGCGCGCGGGGGGCGCTGCCTGTCATGCTGCTCCTCGAGGGGGCGGACGCCGTCGCCGCGGGGGATCTCGCGGCCGAGCTCGACGGGCTCGCGGGCCGCGGCGTCGCGGCCGTGGGGATCGTCGGGGAGCGCGCGAACGCGTTCGCGGATCCCGCGTCCTCACCGGGTGATCCGGGCGGCCTGACCGAGCGAGGCGCCGAGCTCGTGCGACTGTGCCGAGAGAGGGGGCTGCTCGTGGATCTGACCCACGCGTCGAGGCGGGCGTTCTGGGACGCGCTCGTCCGGGAGGGTGCGCTCGTGGCGGTCACGCACGCGGCGGCGCGGGCGCTGCGCGATCACCCGCGGAACCTGGACGATCTCCAGATCCTGGGGCTCGCGCGCGGCGCCGGCGTCGTGGGGATCGTCTTCAACCCGGACTTCCTGAGGCCCGGCGACCCGGCCGCGGCGACCATCGACGACGTGGTCGCGCACGCGGCGCACGTGCGGCGGCTCGGCGCGCTCGAGGCGCTGGCGCTCGGGACCGACTTCGGCGGCGTGAACCCCCCGGCCGGGCTCGAGCACACGGGCCTCCTGCCGGAGCTCACGGCACGGCTCGCGCGCGAGGGGTGGAGCCCGGAGGAGCTCTCCGCCGCGCTCGGCGGCAACGCGCTGCGCGTCCTCGAGGCCGCGGAGGCGGGCCAGGGGTCGGCCGAGGCCTCGCTGCGGACGCCGCTGCGCCCGATCCCGATCACGTGCGACGCGGTGAGCGGGGAGTTCTCCGGCGCGCTCGACGCGGCGTGCGACGGCTACGTGCTCGCGGACGGGCCGAAGCTCGCGGCGTCGTCGGCGCAGCGGTTGCGGCTCGAGGACGTTCGGCTCGCGCCGGCGAAGCTCGAGCTCTTCGGCGAGCCCGGGACGCCGTGGCAGGTCGAGGCGCAGGATCTGTCGGGCAAGGTGCTCATCCGCCGCATCGTCGCGCTCGGCCCGGACGGCCGCGGCGAGCTCCCGCTCCCCGAGAAGCGCAAGCTCACGCGGCTGTTCGTCTTCCCGACGCGGGTCTCGGTGCTTCGCGAGGCCGTGGTCTGGGGTCGTTAA
- a CDS encoding bifunctional methionine sulfoxide reductase B/A protein, which translates to MRTKPLTPEEARVIVGKGTERPFSGAFVDHRADGTYTCKRCGAQLYLSADKFDAGCGWPSFDDALDGAVAETRDADGARTEITCARCGAHLGHVFRGEGLTPKDTRHCVNSISLEFAPARGRALFAGGCFWGVEAAFEGRPGVLDVRSGYTGGSAASPSYEQVCGGATGHAEAVEVVFDPARTTYEELARLFFEIHDPTQVDGQGPDLGTQYRSAIFYLDAEQRRIAERLVAALEAKGYDVATEIAPAGPFYAAEAYHQDWYRNHGGGSVCHRRVERF; encoded by the coding sequence ATGCGCACAAAGCCGCTCACGCCCGAAGAGGCGCGGGTCATCGTCGGCAAGGGAACGGAGCGACCGTTCTCGGGCGCGTTCGTCGATCACCGCGCGGACGGCACGTACACCTGCAAGCGCTGCGGCGCGCAGCTCTACCTCTCCGCGGACAAGTTCGACGCCGGGTGCGGGTGGCCGAGCTTCGATGACGCGTTAGATGGCGCGGTCGCCGAGACGCGCGACGCGGACGGCGCGCGCACCGAGATCACCTGCGCCCGGTGCGGGGCCCACCTCGGCCACGTCTTCCGCGGCGAGGGGCTCACGCCGAAGGACACCCGCCACTGCGTCAACTCAATCTCGCTGGAGTTCGCCCCCGCGAGGGGCCGCGCGCTCTTCGCCGGGGGGTGCTTCTGGGGCGTCGAGGCCGCTTTCGAGGGACGGCCGGGGGTCCTGGACGTCCGCTCGGGTTACACCGGCGGGAGCGCCGCGAGCCCTTCGTACGAGCAGGTCTGCGGCGGCGCCACCGGCCACGCCGAGGCGGTCGAGGTCGTGTTCGATCCGGCGCGGACCACGTACGAGGAGCTCGCGCGGCTCTTCTTCGAGATCCACGATCCCACGCAGGTCGACGGGCAGGGGCCGGATCTCGGGACCCAGTACCGCTCCGCGATCTTCTACCTCGACGCGGAGCAGAGGCGGATCGCCGAGAGGCTCGTCGCCGCGCTCGAGGCCAAGGGGTACGACGTCGCGACGGAGATCGCGCCCGCCGGGCCGTTCTACGCGGCCGAGGCGTACCACCAGGACTGGTACCGCAACCACGGCGGCGGCTCGGTCTGCCACCGGCGCGTGGAGCGGTTCTGA
- a CDS encoding NADH:flavin oxidoreductase, with protein MRAVTEAFEKLFSPTRLGALELRNRIVRTACYEGLSPGGVPGDALVAHHRRVAAGGAAMTTLSYCAPSRDGLTFDSQIVVDERTEGPLARLAEAVHAEGCAAAIQIGHSGDFASSAAIGGRPVGPSRRFNLYGLALARAADESDLSRLAADFGRAAGIAARAGFDAIELHAGHGYLLSQFLSPRTNRRADRYGGSLENRLRFPLEVLAAAREAVGAGKPILVKMNLRDEVRGGLEIDDAVEIARAFERSGADGLVLSGGFVSARSCLYMLRGGVPTREMARTQPGVLRKIGLSLFGNLFVARYPFEELFFLEGALRIRAAVALPLVLVGGVASRAAMERGIEAGFDLVALGRALIRDPDFPEKVRRGEIDASDCDHCNRCVAEMAGAGVRCVCLEDQKRK; from the coding sequence ATGCGCGCCGTGACGGAGGCGTTCGAAAAGCTGTTCTCCCCGACGCGCCTCGGCGCGCTCGAGCTGCGCAACAGGATCGTGCGCACCGCGTGCTACGAGGGGCTGAGCCCCGGGGGCGTCCCGGGCGACGCGCTCGTCGCGCACCATCGGCGGGTCGCGGCGGGCGGTGCCGCCATGACCACCCTCTCCTACTGCGCGCCATCGAGGGACGGCCTCACGTTCGACTCGCAGATCGTCGTGGACGAGCGGACAGAGGGGCCGCTCGCGCGCCTCGCCGAGGCCGTGCACGCGGAGGGCTGCGCCGCCGCGATCCAGATCGGCCACTCCGGCGACTTCGCGAGCAGCGCTGCCATCGGGGGAAGGCCCGTCGGCCCATCCCGGCGCTTCAACCTGTACGGGCTCGCCCTGGCCCGGGCCGCCGACGAGTCGGACCTCTCCCGGCTCGCCGCCGACTTCGGCCGCGCGGCCGGGATCGCGGCGCGCGCCGGGTTCGACGCGATCGAGCTCCACGCCGGGCACGGCTACCTCCTCAGCCAGTTCCTGAGCCCGCGGACGAACCGCCGCGCGGATCGCTACGGCGGATCGCTCGAGAACCGCCTGCGCTTCCCGCTCGAGGTGCTCGCGGCCGCGCGCGAAGCCGTCGGGGCCGGGAAGCCGATCCTCGTGAAGATGAACCTGCGCGACGAGGTGCGCGGCGGGCTCGAGATCGACGACGCCGTCGAGATCGCCCGGGCGTTCGAGCGCTCGGGCGCGGACGGCCTCGTGCTGAGCGGGGGCTTCGTGAGCGCGCGGTCGTGCCTCTACATGCTGCGGGGCGGCGTCCCCACGCGGGAGATGGCGCGGACGCAGCCTGGCGTCCTCCGGAAGATCGGGCTCTCGCTGTTCGGCAACCTGTTCGTCGCGCGCTACCCCTTCGAGGAGCTGTTCTTCCTCGAGGGCGCGCTGCGGATCCGCGCCGCCGTGGCGCTCCCGCTCGTGCTCGTCGGCGGCGTCGCGTCCCGCGCGGCGATGGAACGCGGGATCGAGGCGGGCTTCGACCTCGTCGCGCTCGGCCGCGCGCTCATCCGGGATCCCGACTTCCCGGAGAAGGTGCGCCGCGGCGAGATCGACGCGTCGGACTGCGATCACTGCAACCGCTGCGTGGCCGAGATGGCCGGCGCCGGCGTGCGCTGCGTCTGCCTCGAAGACCAGAAGCGGAAATGA
- a CDS encoding cysteine desulfurase, giving the protein MTVYLDYNATTPLLPEVVDAMMPFLRERFGNPSSGHPFGRDAREAVDAARGEVAALLGCAPEEIVFTSGGTEANNLAIRGIAAARHGAGRIVTSVVEHPAIAAPCAALERQGWTVERLPVDAQGRVPADVAAAALGADTALVTIMHANNETGTVQPIAEIAAAAEARGALVHTDAAQSAGKLPVDVRALGVDLLSIAGHKLYAPKGVGALYVRRGTAMEPFLRGAGQESGLRPGTENVAGIAGLGAAAAAAQRDLAALAARLSSLTTRLWDALARGVPGIALNGHPVARLPNTLNVRFPGVRGGALLAAAPEIAASTGAACHAGGEEASVAITAMGVPAEAALGSVRLSIGRGTTEADVDLAAAALSRAWRELSDGRTGK; this is encoded by the coding sequence TTGACCGTCTACCTCGACTACAACGCGACGACCCCGCTCCTGCCCGAGGTCGTCGACGCGATGATGCCGTTCCTGCGCGAGCGGTTCGGCAACCCCTCGAGCGGCCACCCCTTCGGCCGGGACGCGCGGGAGGCGGTCGACGCGGCGCGGGGCGAGGTCGCGGCGCTCCTCGGCTGCGCGCCGGAGGAGATCGTGTTCACGTCGGGCGGCACCGAGGCGAACAACCTGGCGATCCGCGGGATCGCGGCCGCGCGACACGGCGCCGGGCGCATCGTGACCTCGGTCGTGGAGCACCCCGCCATAGCGGCGCCGTGCGCCGCGCTCGAGCGACAGGGGTGGACCGTCGAGCGCCTGCCCGTCGACGCGCAGGGCAGGGTGCCCGCCGACGTCGCCGCCGCCGCGCTCGGGGCGGACACGGCGCTCGTGACGATCATGCACGCGAACAACGAGACCGGGACGGTGCAGCCGATCGCCGAGATCGCGGCGGCCGCCGAGGCCCGCGGCGCCCTCGTCCACACGGACGCGGCCCAGTCGGCGGGCAAGCTGCCCGTCGACGTCCGCGCGCTCGGCGTCGATCTCCTCTCGATCGCCGGGCACAAGCTGTACGCGCCGAAGGGCGTCGGCGCGCTCTACGTGCGGCGCGGCACCGCGATGGAGCCGTTCCTTCGCGGCGCGGGGCAGGAGAGCGGGCTGCGCCCGGGCACGGAGAACGTCGCCGGGATCGCCGGGCTCGGCGCGGCGGCGGCCGCGGCGCAAAGGGATCTCGCGGCGCTCGCGGCCCGGCTGTCGTCGCTCACCACGCGGCTGTGGGACGCGCTCGCGCGCGGCGTGCCCGGAATCGCGCTGAACGGCCACCCGGTCGCGCGGCTGCCCAACACGTTGAACGTCCGGTTTCCTGGGGTCCGCGGCGGCGCGCTGCTCGCGGCGGCGCCGGAGATCGCGGCGTCCACGGGCGCGGCGTGCCACGCGGGGGGCGAGGAGGCGTCGGTCGCGATCACGGCGATGGGCGTCCCCGCCGAGGCGGCGCTCGGCTCGGTGCGGCTCTCCATCGGCCGCGGCACGACGGAGGCGGACGTCGATCTCGCGGCGGCGGCGTTGAGCCGGGCGTGGCGGGAGCTCAGTGATGGGAGGACTGGGAAGTAG
- the cdaA gene encoding diadenylate cyclase CdaA, producing MPEFLQSLLEDSGGWVFALIDLIVVYYIVYVALLLIRGTRTVPMAVGLLVLIILYVVSQAMGLATTYMLLDQFMSVVVIFTLIIFQDDIRRALVRVGKFAWFAKAQETAVVEEVIRAATALAAKRIGALIVFEREASLNEFILQAGTKLEASVTKELLYAIFIPALENPLHDGAAIIKNYQIRQAGVFVPLSANPRIDKTLGTRHRAALGITEQTDAVSVVVSEERGTVSVCFGGHMSKDLDAAQLRKTLLSLFSQEKARARRDAAKERETKAPRTPPLGGDRNDAGTVPPAEG from the coding sequence ATGCCTGAGTTCCTCCAGAGCCTGCTCGAGGACTCCGGCGGCTGGGTTTTCGCGCTGATCGACCTCATCGTCGTTTACTACATAGTCTACGTCGCGCTCCTCCTCATCCGCGGCACGCGGACCGTGCCCATGGCGGTCGGGCTGCTCGTGCTCATCATCCTGTACGTCGTCAGCCAGGCGATGGGGCTCGCGACGACGTACATGCTGCTCGACCAGTTCATGTCCGTGGTCGTCATCTTCACGCTGATCATCTTCCAGGACGACATCCGGCGGGCGCTCGTGCGCGTCGGGAAGTTCGCGTGGTTCGCCAAGGCGCAGGAGACCGCGGTCGTCGAGGAGGTGATCCGCGCCGCCACCGCGCTCGCCGCGAAGCGCATCGGCGCGCTCATCGTGTTCGAGCGGGAGGCCTCGCTCAACGAGTTCATCCTCCAGGCCGGCACGAAGCTCGAGGCGTCGGTGACCAAGGAGCTCCTGTACGCGATCTTCATCCCCGCGCTCGAGAACCCGCTGCACGACGGGGCCGCGATCATCAAGAACTACCAGATCCGGCAGGCGGGAGTGTTCGTGCCGCTCTCGGCGAACCCGCGCATCGACAAGACGCTCGGCACGAGGCACCGGGCGGCGCTCGGCATTACGGAGCAGACCGACGCGGTCTCCGTGGTCGTGTCCGAGGAGCGCGGCACGGTCTCCGTGTGCTTCGGGGGGCACATGAGCAAGGATCTCGACGCGGCGCAGCTGCGCAAGACGCTGCTCAGCCTGTTCTCGCAGGAGAAGGCGCGCGCGCGGCGCGACGCGGCCAAGGAGCGCGAGACCAAGGCGCCGAGGACGCCGCCGCTCGGGGGCGACAGGAACGACGCGGGCACCGTGCCGCCGGCGGAGGGCTGA
- a CDS encoding polysaccharide deacetylase family protein has translation MGVLCISIDLDEARCYCDIHGLDAPELRERSPVHERALPRALRFCEELGVPPTWFAVGRDLQACPGASALLKESARCGGEVANHTWGHRYDLTALPANEAEAEVVRGGDAIREAIGAAPLGFRAPGYNVNAALLAKLGELGYAYDSSVFPCPVYFAAKAAAIAAKSIAGKRSASLVGDPRMATAPTGPYRVGYEGPWSQGQGIAELPIAVVTRARLPFIGTSIAMAGPRGAGLLAGRAVGLAFVNLELHGIDFADAEGDGLTALQAHQPDLRIPLVKRLAALERAVKTLLDGGAQPMTLVDAAQRLFV, from the coding sequence ATGGGCGTGCTCTGCATCTCGATCGACCTCGACGAGGCGCGCTGCTACTGCGACATCCACGGGCTCGACGCCCCCGAGCTGCGGGAGAGGTCGCCTGTCCACGAGCGGGCGTTGCCCCGCGCGCTCAGATTCTGCGAGGAGCTCGGGGTGCCGCCGACCTGGTTCGCCGTCGGCCGGGATCTCCAGGCGTGCCCGGGCGCGTCCGCGCTGCTCAAGGAGTCCGCGCGCTGCGGCGGGGAGGTCGCGAACCACACCTGGGGCCACAGGTACGATCTCACCGCGCTGCCCGCGAACGAGGCCGAGGCCGAGGTGGTCCGCGGCGGCGACGCGATCCGCGAGGCGATAGGCGCGGCTCCTCTGGGCTTCCGCGCGCCGGGGTACAACGTGAACGCCGCGCTCCTCGCGAAGCTCGGGGAGCTCGGCTACGCCTACGACTCGTCCGTCTTCCCGTGCCCCGTGTATTTCGCGGCCAAGGCCGCGGCGATCGCCGCCAAGTCGATCGCCGGGAAGCGCTCCGCGTCGCTCGTCGGGGATCCGAGGATGGCGACCGCGCCGACCGGGCCGTACCGCGTCGGGTACGAGGGCCCGTGGTCGCAGGGCCAGGGGATCGCGGAGCTCCCCATCGCGGTCGTGACCCGCGCCAGGCTGCCCTTCATCGGCACCTCGATCGCGATGGCCGGGCCGCGCGGCGCCGGACTCCTCGCGGGCCGGGCCGTGGGGCTCGCGTTCGTGAACCTGGAGCTGCACGGGATCGACTTCGCGGACGCCGAGGGCGACGGGCTGACCGCGCTCCAGGCGCACCAGCCCGATCTCAGGATCCCGCTCGTCAAGCGGCTCGCGGCGCTCGAGCGCGCCGTCAAGACGCTGCTCGACGGCGGGGCGCAGCCGATGACGCTCGTCGACGCCGCGCAGCGGCTGTTCGTATGA